A genomic segment from Nonomuraea helvata encodes:
- a CDS encoding nuclear transport factor 2 family protein has product MTPEDLFDRQLAAIADRDLEALLSQYHDDATVVRLDRVARGLAEIKDLFTAYFSAEPRVDEIVSSRTTDDVIFYNALMTINGNRVTTYGTLVIRDGRIWRQTAAAMPLT; this is encoded by the coding sequence ATGACCCCCGAGGACCTGTTCGACCGCCAGCTTGCCGCCATCGCCGACCGCGACCTGGAGGCCCTGCTGAGCCAGTACCACGACGACGCCACGGTCGTCCGCCTCGACCGCGTCGCCCGGGGGCTCGCCGAGATCAAGGACCTGTTCACGGCGTACTTCTCGGCGGAGCCCCGGGTCGACGAGATCGTCTCGTCGCGGACGACCGACGACGTGATCTTCTACAACGCCCTGATGACGATCAACGGCAACCGCGTCACCACGTACGGCACCTTGGTGATCAGGGACGGCAGGATCTGGCGCCAGACGGCGGCCGCCATGCCGCTCACCTGA
- a CDS encoding low temperature requirement protein A: MTQWQPPRLRLFEAAHRRATWLELLYDLVFVVAVAELADVLTGSLLTFVGLFVPIWWAWAGYVFYANRFDTDDVSHRLLALPQILAVATMAASVSDIGQRSALFAVSYAVARVLLIVAYLRAGRHVPEARPLAVHYAVGFTVAVLIWLASLAVDPPLRYVFWGVALLIDLATPLLGRRHQGKLPPQTEHLPERFGLFVVIVLGEVVAAVVVGLKGHDVTPGTLLIALAGVAIAMGFWWLYFGHIDESVVLRTQLAGQVWVYSHLPLSLGLVAFGIGIEHAIEHPPSATWSVGVPAALVLAVLGLQHLCSSDRRSGTIRLAAAALTLATSALPVVAALPLILLYAAAQVAYDLTNRPQPEGAA; the protein is encoded by the coding sequence GTGACCCAGTGGCAGCCACCCAGATTACGGCTGTTCGAAGCCGCGCACCGCAGGGCGACCTGGCTCGAACTACTCTACGACCTCGTCTTCGTCGTGGCCGTCGCCGAGCTGGCCGACGTGCTCACCGGGAGCCTGCTGACGTTCGTGGGCCTGTTCGTGCCCATCTGGTGGGCCTGGGCGGGCTACGTCTTCTACGCCAACAGGTTCGACACCGACGACGTCAGCCACCGGCTGCTCGCCTTGCCGCAGATCCTGGCCGTGGCGACGATGGCGGCGAGCGTGAGCGACATCGGCCAGCGCTCGGCGCTCTTCGCCGTCTCCTACGCCGTGGCCAGGGTGCTGCTCATCGTGGCCTACCTCCGCGCCGGCCGCCACGTCCCCGAGGCCAGGCCGCTGGCCGTCCACTACGCCGTCGGGTTCACGGTGGCCGTGCTCATCTGGCTGGCCTCGCTCGCCGTCGACCCGCCCCTGCGCTACGTGTTCTGGGGCGTCGCGCTCCTGATCGACCTCGCCACGCCCCTCCTGGGCAGGCGCCACCAGGGCAAGCTGCCGCCGCAGACCGAGCACCTGCCGGAGCGCTTCGGCCTGTTCGTGGTGATCGTGCTGGGCGAGGTGGTGGCCGCGGTCGTCGTCGGGCTGAAGGGCCACGACGTCACGCCGGGCACGCTGCTGATCGCCCTGGCGGGAGTGGCGATCGCGATGGGCTTCTGGTGGCTGTACTTCGGCCACATCGACGAGTCCGTCGTGCTCCGTACCCAGCTGGCCGGGCAGGTGTGGGTCTATTCGCACCTGCCGCTCTCACTGGGCCTGGTGGCGTTCGGGATCGGGATCGAGCACGCGATCGAGCACCCGCCGTCGGCCACCTGGTCCGTCGGGGTGCCCGCCGCCCTGGTGCTCGCCGTGCTCGGCCTGCAGCACCTATGCTCGTCCGACAGGCGCTCGGGCACGATCCGCCTCGCCGCGGCGGCCCTCACGCTCGCCACCTCGGCGCTTCCCGTCGTGGCCGCGCTCCCGCTCATCCTCCTGTACGCGGCGGCGCAGGTGGCGTACGACCTGACGAACCGCCCCCAGCCGGAAGGTGCCGCATGA
- a CDS encoding 4a-hydroxytetrahydrobiopterin dehydratase — MDKNLPEWRREGDEIRRTVTAPDFPAAIRIVDEIAVKAEELNHHPDIDIRWRTLHLTLTTHDKGGLTDLDFTLAAIIDDIAAKHGA; from the coding sequence ATGGACAAGAACCTGCCCGAATGGCGGCGTGAGGGCGACGAGATCCGGCGCACGGTCACCGCGCCCGACTTCCCCGCCGCCATCCGCATCGTCGACGAGATCGCGGTGAAGGCCGAGGAGTTGAATCACCATCCCGACATCGACATCCGCTGGCGCACGCTCCATCTGACCCTCACCACCCATGACAAGGGCGGACTCACCGATCTCGATTTCACGCTGGCCGCGATCATCGACGACATCGCGGCGAAACACGGCGCCTGA
- a CDS encoding carbohydrate ABC transporter permease, with protein MARNRPPRPSVLAGLSHIALAVWALLIILPLLWTFLASFKSNTEIFGDPLQLPGALRLDSWGRAWDKAHVGRYMLNTVIVVFFGTAGTMLFGSMAAYVLARYQFIGNKLIYYYFVAGLAFPVFLALGPLFFVVKQLGLLDSHVGLILVYIAYSLPFTVFFLAAFFRTLPETVAEAAMIDGASHTRTFFQIMVPMARPGLISITIFNVLGQWNQYLLPLVLLAGDPNKWVLTQGIAKISTLAGYEADWPGLFAALSMTILPVMVVYIIFQRQIQSGLSSGALK; from the coding sequence ATGGCCAGAAATCGCCCACCGCGCCCCAGTGTGCTGGCCGGCCTCTCGCACATCGCGCTGGCCGTCTGGGCGCTGCTGATCATCCTGCCGCTGCTGTGGACGTTCCTGGCGTCGTTCAAGAGCAACACCGAGATCTTCGGCGATCCGCTGCAGCTCCCGGGGGCGCTGCGGCTGGACTCGTGGGGGAGGGCCTGGGACAAGGCGCACGTCGGGCGGTACATGCTCAACACCGTCATTGTCGTCTTCTTCGGCACGGCGGGCACGATGCTGTTCGGGTCGATGGCGGCGTACGTGCTGGCGCGCTATCAGTTCATCGGCAACAAGCTGATCTACTACTACTTCGTGGCCGGGCTGGCGTTCCCGGTGTTCCTGGCGCTCGGTCCGCTCTTCTTCGTCGTCAAGCAGCTCGGGCTGCTGGACTCCCACGTCGGGCTCATCCTCGTCTACATCGCGTACTCCCTGCCTTTCACCGTGTTCTTCTTAGCGGCATTTTTCCGGACATTGCCGGAAACGGTCGCCGAAGCCGCCATGATCGACGGCGCCTCGCACACCCGCACGTTCTTCCAGATCATGGTCCCCATGGCCAGGCCCGGCCTGATCAGCATCACGATCTTCAACGTCCTGGGCCAGTGGAACCAGTACCTCCTGCCCCTGGTCCTCCTGGCCGGCGACCCGAACAAATGGGTCCTCACCCAGGGCATCGCCAAGATCTCGACCTTGGCGGGGTACGAGGCGGACTGGCCGGGCCTGTTCGCCGCCCTGAGCATGACGATCCTGCCGGTCATGGTCGTCTACATCATCTTCCAGCGCCAGATCCAGTCGGGGCTCAGCTCCGGGGCGCTGAAGTAA
- a CDS encoding sugar ABC transporter permease: MERLRKYGFVAGFLVVPITLYSVFVISPYIQAFQLSLTSWNGYSSIVRYVGLDNFGRLFDDEVFWQALRNHGIMLLVLPIVTIVIALFLSFLLNLGGGPRGAGMRGVWGSKFYRVVFFFPQVLAVAVVGVLFQAVYRPDADGVLNGVLAVFGAAPVGWLTEPSLALWSIIAVMVWQGVGFYVVLFSAGMAAIPKDYFEAAALDGAGRVRLFFSITLPLLRDTVQVGWIYLGIAAFDGFALVQVLAGDKGEPDGATTILPVTIYKTAFAYNKVGYASAMGVALFFLTVTFAVLTLRTTRRERVEL; encoded by the coding sequence ATGGAACGGCTGCGCAAGTACGGGTTCGTCGCCGGGTTTCTCGTCGTCCCGATCACGCTCTATTCGGTCTTCGTCATCAGCCCGTACATCCAGGCGTTCCAGCTCTCCCTGACCAGCTGGAACGGATACAGCTCGATCGTGCGGTACGTGGGGCTGGACAACTTCGGCCGGCTCTTCGACGACGAGGTGTTCTGGCAGGCCCTGCGCAACCACGGGATCATGCTGCTCGTCCTGCCGATCGTGACGATCGTCATCGCGCTGTTCCTGTCGTTCCTGCTGAACCTGGGCGGCGGTCCGCGCGGCGCGGGCATGAGAGGGGTGTGGGGGTCGAAGTTCTACCGGGTGGTGTTCTTCTTCCCCCAGGTCCTGGCCGTGGCCGTGGTGGGCGTGCTCTTCCAGGCCGTCTACCGGCCGGACGCGGACGGCGTGCTCAACGGCGTGCTCGCCGTCTTCGGCGCCGCGCCCGTCGGCTGGCTCACCGAGCCGAGCCTCGCCCTCTGGTCGATCATCGCGGTGATGGTCTGGCAGGGCGTCGGCTTCTACGTGGTGCTGTTCTCGGCGGGCATGGCGGCCATTCCGAAGGATTATTTCGAGGCCGCCGCGCTGGACGGCGCCGGGCGCGTGCGGTTGTTCTTCTCGATAACGCTGCCGCTGCTGCGCGACACCGTCCAGGTCGGCTGGATCTATCTGGGGATCGCGGCCTTCGACGGGTTCGCGCTGGTGCAGGTGCTGGCGGGCGACAAGGGCGAGCCGGACGGCGCGACGACCATTCTCCCCGTCACCATCTACAAAACGGCCTTCGCCTACAACAAGGTCGGCTACGCGTCCGCGATGGGTGTGGCGCTGTTCTTCCTCACCGTGACGTTCGCGGTGCTGACCTTGCGTACGACCAGGCGTGAGAGGGTTGAGCTCTAG
- the ngcE gene encoding N-acetylglucosamine/diacetylchitobiose ABC transporter substrate-binding protein, giving the protein MTHPGEITRRQMLRRLGMTAFVAGPGAGLLSACATGGTGGEPSAAPSITASASSKNPFGVDPKKPLEVVIFGGGYGDAYAKDVHEALYKKEFPGVTVKHDATQQIGTQLRPRFVSGDVPDVLNNSGPESMDLAALAAEGHLADLSVLFDAPSIDDPAKKVRDTVTPAVIDNAKIDGKDLVLNYTVSHRALWYNAKLFASKGWTLPKTWAEFTALGDKAKQEGILLFAYPGLKGPYYQLWNVLYTAAKIGGNQVIIDIDNLVDNAWNAEPMKQAVAAWVDIQAKYGDKAYFGLDHTQTQIKQLQNKLLFYPVGSWIENEMAKDKPDDFEYAIAPLPDVTSADKMPYGAIQVGVGENFVVAAKGKNPQGGLEYLRIMLSKEGARGFTEKTENLTVVNGAADGLDLPAGLRSAAKAQDAAGQNIITDARFEGWYKELFDYGTQQINVVMAGRVTPEKFCADMQKKADQIKKDDAVAKQTRSQ; this is encoded by the coding sequence ATGACCCACCCGGGCGAGATCACTCGGCGTCAGATGCTGCGCCGCCTCGGCATGACCGCGTTCGTCGCCGGCCCCGGCGCGGGCCTGCTCAGTGCCTGCGCCACCGGCGGCACGGGAGGGGAGCCGTCGGCCGCCCCGAGCATCACCGCCTCCGCGAGCTCCAAGAACCCGTTCGGCGTCGATCCGAAGAAGCCGCTCGAGGTGGTGATCTTCGGCGGCGGGTACGGCGACGCGTACGCCAAGGACGTGCACGAGGCGCTCTACAAGAAGGAGTTCCCGGGTGTGACGGTCAAGCACGACGCCACCCAGCAGATCGGCACCCAGCTACGCCCGCGCTTCGTCAGCGGCGACGTGCCCGACGTGCTCAACAACTCCGGCCCCGAGTCGATGGACCTGGCCGCGCTGGCCGCCGAGGGGCACCTGGCCGACCTGAGCGTGCTCTTCGACGCCCCGTCCATCGACGACCCGGCCAAGAAGGTGCGTGACACCGTCACGCCCGCCGTCATCGACAACGCCAAGATCGACGGCAAGGACCTCGTGCTCAACTACACGGTGTCGCACCGGGCGCTCTGGTACAACGCCAAGCTGTTCGCGTCCAAGGGGTGGACGCTGCCGAAGACGTGGGCCGAGTTCACGGCGCTGGGGGACAAGGCCAAGCAGGAGGGGATCCTGCTCTTCGCGTACCCCGGGCTGAAGGGCCCGTACTACCAGCTCTGGAACGTCCTCTACACGGCCGCCAAGATCGGCGGGAACCAGGTCATCATCGACATCGACAACCTGGTCGACAACGCCTGGAACGCCGAGCCGATGAAGCAGGCGGTCGCGGCCTGGGTGGACATCCAGGCGAAATATGGCGACAAAGCGTACTTTGGCCTCGACCATACCCAGACCCAGATCAAGCAGCTCCAGAACAAGCTGCTCTTCTACCCGGTGGGTTCCTGGATCGAGAACGAGATGGCCAAGGACAAGCCCGACGACTTCGAGTACGCCATCGCCCCCCTTCCCGACGTCACCTCCGCCGACAAGATGCCGTACGGCGCCATCCAGGTCGGCGTCGGCGAGAACTTCGTGGTCGCGGCCAAGGGCAAGAACCCGCAGGGCGGCCTCGAATACCTGCGCATCATGCTGTCCAAGGAAGGCGCGCGGGGATTCACGGAGAAGACCGAGAACCTCACGGTGGTGAACGGCGCCGCCGACGGCCTCGACCTGCCCGCCGGGCTGCGGAGCGCCGCCAAGGCCCAGGACGCCGCCGGCCAGAACATCATCACCGACGCGCGTTTCGAGGGCTGGTACAAGGAGCTGTTCGACTACGGCACCCAGCAGATCAACGTGGTCATGGCCGGGCGCGTCACCCCGGAGAAGTTCTGCGCCGACATGCAGAAGAAGGCCGACCAGATCAAGAAGGACGACGCGGTGGCCAAGCAGACGCGGAGCCAGTGA
- a CDS encoding sigma-70 family RNA polymerase sigma factor: MGVDPESRFEEIYGSSYGPLLGYALRRCSDPDDAADVVAETFMVAWRRIEEVPEGDEARLWLFGVARNVLANQRRGERRHEQRTAALRAQLAASPLVAEPPGQDLSQLGRVFRALPEDDRELLALVAWERLDPGQIARVLGISRNAVRVRLYRARKRFARGLTEAGIEYSRAVAMEGSNL, translated from the coding sequence ATGGGAGTCGATCCCGAAAGCCGGTTCGAGGAGATCTACGGATCTTCGTACGGGCCGCTGCTCGGGTACGCGTTGCGTCGCTGCTCGGACCCCGATGACGCGGCCGACGTGGTGGCCGAGACCTTCATGGTCGCGTGGCGGCGCATAGAGGAGGTCCCCGAGGGCGACGAAGCGAGGTTATGGCTCTTCGGGGTGGCCAGGAACGTGCTGGCCAATCAGCGGCGCGGCGAGCGGCGGCACGAGCAGCGGACCGCCGCCCTGCGCGCGCAACTGGCGGCTTCGCCGCTCGTGGCCGAGCCGCCCGGGCAGGACCTCTCGCAGCTGGGCCGGGTGTTCCGGGCCCTGCCCGAGGACGACAGGGAGCTGCTGGCGCTGGTCGCCTGGGAGCGGCTGGATCCCGGCCAGATCGCCAGGGTTCTCGGCATCTCACGTAACGCCGTACGGGTCAGGCTCTACCGCGCGCGCAAGCGCTTCGCCCGCGGGCTGACCGAGGCCGGAATCGAGTATTCGCGCGCCGTCGCGATGGAAGGGAGCAACCTGTGA
- a CDS encoding NAD(P)-dependent oxidoreductase → MKILLFGATGMVGQRIAAELTNRGHQVTAVSRKGPVQGDVHDAATLAEGYDAVVSAIAPPRDGTEPEPPFLDANRALIEGVRAAGVRRLIVVGGAGSLQIAPGQDLVDAPDFPAVHKKESLAQRSALGLYREVEDLDWTYISPAAEVAPGERTGVYRIGGDMLLADAEGRSFISAEDYAVAVADELENGAHPRKRITVAY, encoded by the coding sequence ATGAAGATCCTGCTCTTCGGCGCGACCGGCATGGTCGGTCAGCGCATCGCCGCCGAGCTGACCAACCGCGGCCACCAGGTGACCGCCGTCAGCCGCAAGGGCCCGGTCCAGGGCGACGTCCACGACGCCGCCACGCTGGCCGAGGGCTACGACGCCGTCGTCTCCGCCATCGCCCCGCCGCGCGACGGCACCGAGCCGGAGCCGCCGTTCCTCGACGCCAACCGCGCCCTCATCGAGGGCGTGCGGGCGGCCGGAGTGCGCAGGCTGATCGTCGTGGGCGGCGCGGGCAGCCTCCAGATCGCGCCCGGTCAGGACCTGGTCGACGCGCCCGACTTCCCGGCCGTCCACAAGAAGGAGTCGCTGGCCCAGAGGTCGGCCCTCGGCCTCTACCGGGAGGTCGAGGACCTCGACTGGACGTACATCTCGCCGGCCGCCGAGGTCGCGCCCGGCGAGCGTACCGGCGTCTACCGCATCGGCGGCGACATGCTGCTGGCCGACGCCGAGGGCCGCAGCTTCATCTCGGCCGAGGACTACGCGGTCGCCGTCGCGGACGAGCTGGAGAACGGGGCCCACCCGCGCAAGCGCATCACGGTGGCCTACTGA
- a CDS encoding DUF4032 domain-containing protein, translated as MPLQITGALGDPDLIRLPWEVPLQDWPQHHLVDLPRGISRHVVRFARLSGKVYAIKEISERYAKREYQLLWDLARLDAPAVEPVAYVTGREEGLDAALITRHLQFSLPYRAVMSGTLRPDTLTRLLDALAVLLVRLHLNGFYWGDCSLSNTLFRRDAGAFAAYLVDAETGEMHPMISEGQRLADIDAAHTNIFGEMLDLEAGGLLHPSIDPMDTAEDVVARYHRLWDEITQSEIIEEVDWHRVEQRIRRLNLLGFDVAEMMVRRKVGTGRLIVRPKVVDAGHHQRRLLRLTGLDVEENQARRLLNDLDGFRVAKGLRHEDEAIVAHRWLAEVFQPTVDAIPAELRGKLEPAQLFHEILDHRWYLSEEQGADVGLAAAVKSYVDNVLVHKPDEKALLPDEPSQ; from the coding sequence ATGCCCCTGCAGATCACTGGCGCGCTAGGTGACCCTGACCTCATTCGCCTCCCCTGGGAGGTCCCCCTCCAAGACTGGCCGCAGCACCACCTCGTCGATCTGCCACGCGGCATCTCGCGGCACGTGGTGCGGTTCGCGCGGCTGTCCGGCAAGGTGTACGCGATCAAGGAGATCAGCGAGCGTTACGCCAAGCGGGAGTACCAGCTGCTCTGGGATCTCGCCCGTCTCGACGCCCCCGCCGTGGAGCCGGTCGCGTACGTCACCGGCCGCGAGGAGGGGCTGGACGCGGCGCTGATCACCCGGCACCTGCAGTTCTCGCTGCCCTACCGGGCGGTCATGTCGGGCACGCTGCGCCCCGACACGCTCACCCGGCTGCTGGACGCGCTCGCCGTGCTGCTGGTGCGGCTGCACCTGAACGGCTTCTACTGGGGTGACTGCTCGCTGTCCAACACGCTCTTCCGCAGGGACGCGGGAGCGTTCGCGGCGTACCTGGTGGACGCCGAGACCGGCGAGATGCACCCGATGATCAGCGAGGGCCAGCGGCTGGCCGACATCGACGCCGCGCACACGAACATCTTCGGCGAGATGCTCGACCTGGAGGCCGGCGGGCTGCTGCACCCGTCCATCGATCCCATGGACACCGCCGAGGACGTCGTCGCCCGCTACCACCGCCTGTGGGACGAGATCACCCAGAGCGAGATCATCGAAGAGGTCGACTGGCACCGGGTGGAGCAGCGGATCCGGCGGCTGAACCTGCTCGGCTTCGACGTGGCCGAGATGATGGTGCGGCGCAAGGTCGGCACCGGGCGGCTCATCGTCCGGCCCAAGGTCGTGGACGCCGGGCACCACCAGCGGCGGCTGCTCCGGCTGACCGGCCTGGACGTGGAGGAGAACCAGGCGCGGCGGCTGCTCAACGACCTCGACGGGTTCAGGGTGGCCAAGGGGCTGCGGCACGAGGACGAGGCCATCGTGGCGCACCGGTGGCTGGCGGAGGTGTTCCAGCCGACGGTCGACGCCATTCCCGCGGAGCTGCGCGGGAAGCTGGAGCCCGCGCAGCTCTTCCACGAGATACTCGACCACCGCTGGTACCTGTCGGAGGAGCAGGGCGCCGACGTGGGGCTGGCCGCGGCCGTGAAGTCATACGTGGACAACGTGCTCGTGCACAAGCCCGACGAGAAGGCACTCCTCCCGGACGAGCCGTCTCAGTAG
- a CDS encoding DUF885 domain-containing protein, which yields MDEFLKWYFSDRPVVASLLGADGYDHTLGDFTATAWAAREREEVRWLEHLSGIQTTTLDDTIDRELVLSQLRGSIALASWPEWRRDPAAYLSAIFSPMYAPFQRRLKPEPELVSSALLRLAEVPGVLAACQANLDPELAAPLLVKRGLGQARTGRNFLTRTIPSMVEDPDLAAKLAEAAEPAARAFDELVTFLEGFQCGGTWRMGEKLYSTLLREKELLGYGAAELHEKGKSAWADLDARMREVAVHVNGGEDWRAAMESLMDDHPPTLADMRAEYAAETQRARDFVKERDLVTFAEGEECEVLPSAEYTRPVLSVAHYLAPPPLSASRRGIFFVPYTPDDFTPEQVRQRLRTNSRAQMPSIAVHEAYPGHHWHLSYMAGNPRTARKVFRTSYFTEGWALYVEKLLHEQGYFDTPATELAHLDCRIFRAARIVVDTALHCEDMSIEEAETFMATKASLSPGTAQGEVNRYCAWPTQAPSYLTGAIEIDRIRQSFKGSLKEFHDKIAGSGGLPLGLAEQVALS from the coding sequence GTGGACGAGTTTCTCAAGTGGTACTTTTCCGACCGTCCCGTCGTGGCCAGCTTGTTAGGGGCCGACGGTTACGATCACACGCTCGGCGACTTCACCGCCACCGCCTGGGCCGCCCGCGAACGGGAGGAGGTCCGCTGGCTCGAACACCTCTCGGGGATCCAGACGACGACCCTGGACGACACGATCGACAGGGAACTGGTCCTCTCCCAGCTGAGGGGCTCGATCGCGCTCGCGTCCTGGCCCGAGTGGCGGCGCGACCCCGCCGCCTACCTCTCGGCGATCTTCAGCCCGATGTACGCGCCGTTCCAGCGGCGGCTCAAGCCGGAGCCCGAACTGGTCTCCTCGGCCCTCCTGCGCCTGGCCGAGGTGCCCGGCGTGCTGGCCGCCTGCCAGGCCAACCTGGACCCGGAGCTCGCCGCGCCACTGCTGGTCAAGCGCGGGCTCGGCCAGGCGCGCACCGGCCGTAACTTCCTCACGCGCACGATCCCGTCGATGGTCGAGGACCCCGATCTCGCCGCCAAGCTGGCCGAGGCCGCCGAGCCGGCCGCGCGGGCGTTCGACGAACTTGTCACGTTCCTCGAGGGCTTCCAGTGCGGCGGCACCTGGCGGATGGGCGAGAAGCTCTACTCCACGTTGCTGCGCGAGAAGGAACTGCTCGGGTACGGCGCCGCCGAACTGCACGAGAAGGGCAAGTCCGCCTGGGCCGACCTGGACGCGCGGATGCGCGAGGTGGCGGTCCACGTCAACGGCGGCGAGGACTGGCGGGCGGCGATGGAGTCGCTCATGGACGACCATCCGCCGACGCTGGCCGACATGCGGGCCGAGTACGCGGCCGAGACCCAGCGGGCCAGGGACTTCGTCAAGGAACGGGACCTGGTCACCTTCGCCGAGGGCGAGGAGTGCGAGGTGCTGCCGTCGGCCGAGTACACCCGCCCGGTCCTGTCCGTCGCCCACTACCTGGCGCCGCCCCCGCTGAGCGCCTCACGCAGGGGCATCTTCTTCGTCCCCTACACGCCCGACGACTTCACCCCCGAGCAGGTACGTCAGCGCCTGCGGACGAACTCGCGGGCCCAGATGCCCTCGATCGCCGTGCACGAGGCCTATCCGGGGCATCACTGGCACCTGTCGTACATGGCGGGCAATCCCCGTACCGCCAGGAAGGTCTTCCGGACCTCGTACTTCACGGAGGGCTGGGCCCTGTACGTGGAGAAGCTCCTGCACGAGCAGGGCTACTTCGACACTCCGGCGACCGAGCTGGCCCACCTGGACTGCCGGATCTTCCGCGCCGCCAGGATCGTCGTGGACACGGCCCTGCACTGCGAGGACATGTCGATCGAGGAGGCGGAGACGTTCATGGCGACCAAGGCGTCACTGTCTCCGGGCACGGCCCAGGGCGAGGTGAACCGCTACTGCGCCTGGCCCACGCAGGCGCCGTCCTATCTCACGGGCGCGATCGAGATCGACCGCATCCGGCAGTCGTTCAAGGGGTCGCTGAAGGAGTTCCACGACAAGATCGCCGGGTCGGGCGGCCTGCCCCTGGGGCTGGCGGAGCAGGTGGCCCTGTCATAG
- a CDS encoding class II aldolase/adducin family protein, translating to MSLREQLCEYGRRAVELGLVIGTSGNLSVREGELVAVTPSGVALDRLTPEMCPVVDVEGHLVEGELQPSSETPMHLAVYESTDARAIVHTHSVFGTVVATTMTELPPVHYNALLLGGTVRVAEYATYGTPELAANVRAALEGRRAALMANHGGVTIGATLEEAFESTRLLEWLCEVYVRGLGVGKPIILTDEQLGAVVERALNPPTFPRREL from the coding sequence ATGAGCCTGCGCGAGCAGTTATGCGAGTACGGCCGCCGCGCCGTCGAGCTGGGCCTGGTCATCGGCACGTCGGGCAACCTGAGCGTGCGCGAGGGGGAGCTGGTCGCGGTCACGCCCTCAGGGGTCGCGCTCGACCGGCTGACCCCCGAGATGTGCCCCGTCGTGGACGTCGAGGGCCACCTCGTGGAAGGCGAGCTCCAGCCGTCCAGCGAGACGCCCATGCACCTGGCCGTCTACGAGAGCACGGACGCCCGGGCCATCGTGCACACGCACTCGGTGTTCGGGACGGTCGTGGCCACCACCATGACGGAGCTGCCGCCCGTGCACTACAACGCGCTGCTGCTCGGCGGCACGGTCAGGGTGGCCGAGTACGCCACCTACGGCACGCCCGAGCTGGCCGCCAACGTGCGGGCGGCGCTGGAGGGCAGGCGGGCCGCCCTGATGGCCAACCACGGCGGGGTGACCATCGGGGCGACGCTGGAGGAGGCGTTCGAGTCCACCCGGCTGCTGGAGTGGCTGTGCGAGGTGTACGTGCGAGGGCTCGGCGTCGGCAAACCGATCATCCTCACGGACGAGCAGCTCGGCGCCGTGGTCGAGCGCGCGCTGAACCCTCCCACCTTCCCACGCAGAGAGCTGTGA
- a CDS encoding TetR/AcrR family transcriptional regulator, whose product MPKIVDHDERRREVLSAARRVIVRDGIDAATTRAIAKEAGYSNGVLAHYFADKDEIMLSALRQSHQRIRDRLTGKIEGVTGLAALRELLLDNLPLDAERTQESRLEVSFWSRSLASERLAEVQRAEADELRGAVRDLLGQARAAGELRTDDNLDDLTEHLLALMDGLSLHLLLYPGRLKRVDVERLMLQALDHI is encoded by the coding sequence ATGCCCAAGATCGTCGATCACGACGAGCGCCGGCGCGAGGTCCTGTCAGCCGCCCGCCGGGTGATCGTCAGGGACGGCATCGACGCAGCCACCACGCGGGCCATCGCCAAGGAGGCCGGATACTCCAACGGCGTGCTCGCCCACTATTTCGCCGACAAGGACGAGATCATGCTGTCGGCGCTGCGCCAGTCGCACCAGCGCATCCGTGACCGGCTCACCGGCAAGATCGAGGGCGTGACCGGGCTGGCCGCGCTCCGCGAGCTGCTGCTGGACAACCTGCCGCTGGACGCGGAGCGCACCCAGGAGAGCCGGCTGGAGGTCAGCTTCTGGAGCCGCAGCCTTGCCTCGGAGCGCCTGGCCGAGGTGCAGCGCGCGGAGGCGGACGAGCTGCGCGGCGCCGTACGCGACCTGCTGGGGCAGGCCCGTGCGGCCGGCGAGCTGCGCACCGACGACAACCTGGACGACCTGACCGAGCACCTCCTCGCCCTGATGGACGGCCTCAGCCTGCACCTGCTCCTCTACCCCGGACGGCTCAAGCGCGTCGACGTCGAGCGCCTCATGCTCCAGGCCCTCGATCACATCTGA